One Methylosinus sp. C49 DNA segment encodes these proteins:
- a CDS encoding 3-deoxy-7-phosphoheptulonate synthase translates to MPTETDDLRIVKITELSPPAEIMRELPRSEKASATVLGARAALREILRGRDDRLAVVIGPCSVHDPDAAMEYARLLAEAKRELGDRLEIIMRVYFEKPRTTVGWKGLINDPRLDGSFDIEAGLRLARLLLLDVNELGLPAGCEFLDMTTPQYIADLVGWGAIGARTTESQVHRELASGLSCPVGFKNGTDGNVRIALDAVLSASQPHHFLAVTKDGRSAIASTSGNEDCHIILRGGKTPNYDAASVDAAAKEAEKSRVSPYLMIDASHANSSKKPENQPAVVEDVARQVEAGERRIIGLMIESHLIAGRQDIVAGKPLVYGQSVTDGCIDWTTSLAALRRLAAAVERRRASGERVANA, encoded by the coding sequence GTGCCGACCGAGACCGACGACCTTCGCATCGTCAAGATCACCGAATTGAGCCCGCCCGCCGAGATCATGCGCGAGCTTCCGCGCAGCGAGAAGGCGAGCGCCACCGTGCTCGGCGCGCGCGCCGCCCTGCGCGAGATTTTGCGCGGGCGCGACGATCGCCTCGCCGTCGTCATCGGCCCCTGCTCGGTCCATGACCCCGACGCCGCGATGGAATACGCCCGCCTGCTCGCCGAGGCCAAGCGCGAGCTCGGCGACCGGCTAGAGATCATCATGCGCGTCTATTTCGAGAAGCCGCGCACCACAGTGGGCTGGAAGGGCCTCATCAATGATCCGCGCCTCGACGGCAGCTTCGACATAGAAGCCGGGCTGCGGCTGGCGCGGCTGCTGCTGCTCGACGTCAATGAGCTCGGCCTACCGGCCGGCTGCGAATTCCTCGATATGACGACGCCGCAATATATCGCCGATCTCGTCGGCTGGGGCGCGATCGGCGCGCGCACGACGGAGAGCCAGGTGCATCGCGAACTCGCCTCCGGCCTCTCCTGCCCGGTCGGCTTCAAGAACGGCACCGACGGCAATGTGCGCATCGCGCTCGACGCCGTGCTCTCCGCCTCGCAGCCGCATCATTTCCTCGCCGTCACCAAAGACGGCCGTTCGGCCATCGCCTCCACCAGCGGCAACGAGGACTGCCACATTATTCTGCGCGGCGGAAAGACGCCCAATTACGACGCCGCCAGTGTCGACGCCGCGGCCAAGGAAGCGGAGAAGTCCCGCGTCTCCCCCTATCTGATGATCGACGCCTCGCACGCCAACAGCAGCAAGAAGCCCGAGAATCAGCCCGCCGTCGTCGAGGACGTGGCCCGGCAGGTCGAGGCCGGCGAGCGCCGCATCATCGGCCTGATGATCGAGAGCCATCTCATCGCCGGACGGCAGGACATCGTCGCCGGCAAGCCGCTCGTCTATGGCCAGAGCGTCACCGACGGCTGCATCGACTGGACGACCTCGCTCGCAGCGCTGCGCCGGCTCGCCGCCGCCGTCGAGCGGCGACGCGCCTCCGGCGAGCGGGTCGCGAACGCCTGA